Proteins encoded within one genomic window of Amycolatopsis sp. 2-15:
- a CDS encoding zinc finger protein produces MYVWQQAEGQRHARAAVHFGSLDAGATFAALCGSEPTVGENDIHSPGKPWLDPTCPSCDTAFRRALGIPEPRPDTGPSRKALSKAAFSKVQG; encoded by the coding sequence ATGTACGTGTGGCAGCAAGCGGAAGGACAGCGTCACGCGAGAGCGGCCGTGCACTTCGGTTCGCTCGATGCCGGGGCAACGTTCGCCGCCTTGTGCGGTTCGGAGCCGACCGTCGGGGAGAACGACATTCACAGCCCCGGCAAACCGTGGCTCGACCCGACCTGCCCTAGCTGCGACACGGCGTTCCGCCGCGCGCTGGGCATTCCGGAGCCTCGGCCGGACACCGGTCCGTCGCGCAAAGCCTTGTCGAAAGCGGCGTTCTCGAAGGTGCAGGGCTGA